The Ochotona princeps isolate mOchPri1 chromosome 1, mOchPri1.hap1, whole genome shotgun sequence genome has a segment encoding these proteins:
- the OOEP gene encoding oocyte-expressed protein homolog has translation MDADVGVAEVQQDKLKPCLCRDDLLRLPCLPPPRLRIRPWWFPVQELDDPLVFYIEAWLADAIFGKDRAVIPEMEWMSQVLLSVDTLDAGSLAEVTIYGRPRVQNRVKSILLSQASWLREYRAGRAEKMKQLEEFLKTRSSGTDAPPATCSLRKPDFWC, from the exons ATGGACGCGGACGTAGGagttgctgaggtccagcaggaCAAACTGAAGCCGTGTCTCTGCCGGGATGACCTACTTAGGCTTCCCTGTCTGCCGCCCCCGCGCCTTCGCATCCGGCCGTGGTGGTTTCCAGTACAGGAACTGGACGACCCTTTGGTGTTTTACATAGAGGCCTGGCTGGCGGATGCAATCTTTG gGAAAGACCGAGCTGTGATTCCGGAAATGGAGTGGATGAGCCAGGTCCTGTTGAGTGTGGACACCCTAGATGCCGGGAGCTTAGCGGAGGTCACGATCTACGGACGGCCGCGTGTGCAGAACCGGGTGAAGAGCATTCTCCTGAGCCAGGCATCCTGGCTCCGAGAGTATCGCGCGGGACGAG CTGAGAAGATGAAACAGCTGGAGGAGTTTCTGAAGACTCGCTCTTCAGGGACAGATGCCCCCCCTGCAACATGCTCCTTACGCAAGCCTGACTTCTGGTGCTAA